The sequence ATGTTTCTAAATTAGTACTTGCTGTAGTTTTTGTATGCATTGCTGCGAAGACAAATGCGGTCTCAGTGTAGCAGCAAACTTAGAAAATGAGTAATTAAAATTCACAAAATCCTTAACGGTTCAGAGCATCTGACTGCAATACGAAATGAGAAATATAATATCAGatgacagggaaaaaaaaaagaaaagaaaaaaaaacccagaagaaATTACAACAAGAATATTCCACTTCGGATTTTATTCATTATAACCCGTAACGAATAAGAGCTTGAAAGGGATAATGCACTTAAGCATTAACGGGGATCCACACGTCTCCACAGGTATATTGACGATGTTGGTGAAAAAGCCTCGCTTTTCACGAAAATAGCTGCAGAAGTCGAGCAGCAACGGGGTCACCGGCACAGTGTAATCTCCAcagcacccctctctctctctctctctctctctgcgtgaCCCATTTTAAGTTACCTACTTACAGCCTCTTTTTAAAACGGATTaaccaattacacacacacacacacacagccgcgtACTTTCGAAATGTCGGGCCCGTGCCTTTTTTAAGCAGCAATTTAAGCAACCGCATTATGTCGACGTGAGTCGGTGCGCTCCTAAGCTTTGCCGGAATGCACTCCCGCTCGTGGGGTCCTGTTGCTCGTTACTGAGGGGAGCACGTGAAGTTGCGCTGGAGTGcagtcattttgtttattttaagtatgtatttatttatgtattcattatcTCCACAGGGACTTATGTTGAGAATGCGCAGGAGTCTGGGAATGTAGGGCAGCCCGTAGCcgagtggctgaggtacatgactgggacccgtaagaTTGGCGGTTCAATCCCAGGTGAAgccgcgataagatccacacagctgtcgggcccttgatcCGTGGCGCTGCACGGTGGCTGCCCACAGCGCCAAAGTGACGAGGGTGGGTCAAACACAGAGGACGAATTAGGGGTTCAATAGAGTATGTCTTCACCTTCAACTTCATCTCCAACCGGGCCGTATGCTAACAGCGCATCGGCCTGGTGTTATTTGCGTTCCTGAacttatgtaaatggtaaatggggtGCTCCCTGTGTTTTCGGCGAGCTGCTGGTTGAGTGTATCGCTCACGCCCGGCGTGGCGGTTGTTTTCGCAGACCCGCCGGGCGACGACGACGACGAGGAGGACTGGTCTCCCGACACGACGGCGGACGACTCGTCCCCTCCCCCCGACTGCGACTCGGACCCCGCGGGCCTCTGCAACGCCTCCGAGCCCTGGGGCCCCGCCTTCCCGGACGACGACGACATCGACGACGACGTCGTCGAcgacgacaacaacaacaacaacaaccgctCCTACGACCCGTCCCTGCCGCCGGCCCCGCCCATGCTGGTGCCCCTGTCCTCGGACTGGGGCAGCGCCCTGGCGACGTGGGGACGGGCCTGGGAGGCGCACGTGTACGGTCTGGGCGCGGTCTTCGCCGCGCTGGCGCTGGCCTCCGCGCTCAACCTGCTGTGCCTGCCCGCGCGCTGCCCGTCGGGCTGCGGGTACTTCGCCCTGGTGGACCTCTTCCTGCTGACGGCGTGCTGCAGCCGCGCCTTCTCGCTGTTCTACGACGCCTACGGCCGGCGGGACAGGCTGCCGCCCGCCGGCGCGCTGCTGCTGCACGAGCTGCCCTTCCCCTGCCTCACCGCCGCCTTCGGCATCGTCTTCCTCCTGCTGTCCATGCGCTCCCGCATGCAGCTGTCCAGCTCCCTGTTCCAGCACCCCTGCTTCCTGGCGGCGCTGGTGCTCCTGCACTTCGGCGCCACGCTGGGCTCGGTCGTCCTGCTCCAGGTGTTCACGCGGCTGCCCTGCCTGGCGTTCGTGTCGCAGGGCTCCTTCGTGGCGCTGGCGGCCTTCCTCTCCGCCGCCTACTTCGCCTTCTACTGCTACGTGCGGGCGGACGCCAAGCACATCTACCACCTCAACAACACCTCGCCGCTGGCCGAGCGCTACCACCGCTGCCCCTTCGCCGACCCCAAGGACTGGGACCGGGCGGCGGTGACGGCCGCGTTCTCGGCGCTGTTCGCCCTGGCCTGCGCCGGGCTGCAGCTCTACGCCATGCTGCACGCCCTGGGGCTGGGCGGGGCGCAGGTCTTCCGGCCCTGGCCCTGGTGGGCCTTCCACCTGGGCTGCCGGGTGTGCGAGGCGGGCGTGTGCCTGAGCCTGGCCCTGGTGGTGGGGCCGCCGCTCTTCTGCTCCGGCGACCTGCCCCAGCCGGGCCTCTGCTGGCCGCGGCTCTCCTGCCCCCGCGGGCGGGTGGACCTGAAGTCGCCCGTGCTGACGGGGAACTACCAGTGGTCGCTGTCCCagcaggagaagctggtgaTCTGCGACTCCATCGGGCGGCGGGAGTCTGAGTGCCTGCCCCTCTACACCCTGGTGGACACGCGGCTGAGCAGCCTGGACGGGCTGGACCTGCTGTGCCACGCCGGCGGGCGCCTCTCGCCGGGCGCCCTCGACGAGGCCGGCTCGCCCAAATCGTCGCCCGCCAGCGACTCCACGGGCGACCTGCGGCCGCCGTCGCCCATCAACCTGCGGCGCAGCATCGACGAGGCGCTGTTCGGCGAGCCGCTGTTCCCGCGCAGCCTGTTCGGCGCCTCGCGGCTCCGCGGCTCCAGCGAGTTCTCCCTGGACGCCCGCGGCGCGGCCGACCTCCGGCCCTTCGCCGAGAACCCGGCCGACCGCGGCCTGTACCGGACCTCGTCCTGCGCGGAGATGGAGCGCCCCCCGGAGGAGAGGCGAGgcgcggcgggggcggggggaggcgcGGGGTCGGACTCCGACTCCTCCGGGGGTTGCTGGAGGGGCAGCAGCGCCTCCCTCGACGGCTCCTCCCTGGTGCTCTGCGCCTCGCCCGAGGGGAGGGGCCGGGGCTCGTTCGGCGTCGCCGCCGGCAACCCGGCGGCGCAGCTGCAGAGACGCTACCGGACCCCggagggccccggggcccctgcCGAGCGGGACCTGGCCGTGCAGGCCGAGTTCATCAGCGTCTGCCGCCAGATCGACGCGCTCAGCGTGTGCAGCGACACCA is a genomic window of Conger conger chromosome 19, fConCon1.1, whole genome shotgun sequence containing:
- the prrt4b gene encoding proline-rich transmembrane protein 4; amino-acid sequence: MPMHGWMLALCLWCSALGSLTAAPSAAARTASRLTEPGGGKPGKGRRAGSVWPFWAAPPEDRTPSFLSLPFSVPFDLWSGGGAEGPSGTREAPPNGSGAADSEGPATASSREEPLAPTRTGTVTAETTSDPPAPTATDPAPGSAGSRRPHAPGLHVSVSGADAQTPPTAAVAVTATHSSHASSPAPRTEEEQEGGETHSSSPDPITAEATEPTSAGDRMTAAGPGPGSGPGSGADAGVSGSGTRAAEGRTEAEATAGDGAGDFEDVAWRPTPTEPSLSAAPPARGVLRGVFGGLRSAGLAPAPHGSRCGEGGDQYSARDHGHSADADCAADLIVRFFSKIILRSLRRDSFSRTRPARRRGNRGTLPETGGEVGTRPEVDEPIRRWTASVSPETPLGPLHADPPGDDDDEEDWSPDTTADDSSPPPDCDSDPAGLCNASEPWGPAFPDDDDIDDDVVDDDNNNNNNRSYDPSLPPAPPMLVPLSSDWGSALATWGRAWEAHVYGLGAVFAALALASALNLLCLPARCPSGCGYFALVDLFLLTACCSRAFSLFYDAYGRRDRLPPAGALLLHELPFPCLTAAFGIVFLLLSMRSRMQLSSSLFQHPCFLAALVLLHFGATLGSVVLLQVFTRLPCLAFVSQGSFVALAAFLSAAYFAFYCYVRADAKHIYHLNNTSPLAERYHRCPFADPKDWDRAAVTAAFSALFALACAGLQLYAMLHALGLGGAQVFRPWPWWAFHLGCRVCEAGVCLSLALVVGPPLFCSGDLPQPGLCWPRLSCPRGRVDLKSPVLTGNYQWSLSQQEKLVICDSIGRRESECLPLYTLVDTRLSSLDGLDLLCHAGGRLSPGALDEAGSPKSSPASDSTGDLRPPSPINLRRSIDEALFGEPLFPRSLFGASRLRGSSEFSLDARGAADLRPFAENPADRGLYRTSSCAEMERPPEERRGAAGAGGGAGSDSDSSGGCWRGSSASLDGSSLVLCASPEGRGRGSFGVAAGNPAAQLQRRYRTPEGPGAPAERDLAVQAEFISVCRQIDALSVCSDTIDL